In Mycolicibacterium phocaicum, one DNA window encodes the following:
- a CDS encoding adenylate/guanylate cyclase domain-containing protein, translating into MATDVKHIGRIRGFVRWVARTPWPVFTLSLLQADIIGALFVLGFLRFGLPAEDRIQLQDLPAVNLAVFLTVLFVSFVVAAWLSLRLLIPVIRWQRRDTLHGDADDPAFTELARTRALKMPYYRTLISVGNWFLGSVVFIIASWPVASRSAPFVAVASALGATATAIIGYLQSERVLRPVAVAALRDGVPENFRAPGVIQRQVLTWVLSTGVPLLAIIVARLAGQYTTFIAQNDQLNTPILLLAITALAVGLAGNILVAMSIADPLRQLRWALGEVQRGNYNAHMQIYDASELGLLQAGFNDMVRDLSERQRLRDLFGRYVGEDVARRALERGTELGGQERDVAVLFIDLIGSTQLASTRPAAEVVSILNEFFRIIVDTVNRHGGFVNKFQGDAALAIFGAPIEHPDASGAALAASRDLHDELVTVLGTTEFGIGVSAGRAIAGHIGALARFEYTVIGDPVNEAARLTELAKLEEGHVLASAIAVSGALDAEALCWDVGETVELRGRSAPTQLARPLSLASPRPAPEPETEAAS; encoded by the coding sequence GTGGCCACCGATGTAAAGCACATCGGGCGAATCCGGGGGTTCGTCCGATGGGTGGCGCGCACGCCCTGGCCGGTGTTCACGCTGAGCTTGCTGCAGGCCGACATCATCGGCGCGCTGTTCGTTCTGGGCTTCCTGCGGTTCGGTCTGCCGGCCGAAGATCGCATCCAGTTGCAGGACCTGCCGGCGGTGAATCTGGCGGTGTTCCTGACCGTCCTGTTCGTCTCGTTCGTCGTGGCGGCGTGGCTGAGTCTGCGGCTGCTGATCCCCGTCATCCGCTGGCAACGGCGCGACACCCTGCACGGCGACGCCGACGATCCCGCGTTCACCGAACTGGCCCGCACCCGGGCCCTCAAGATGCCGTACTACCGGACGCTGATCAGCGTCGGGAACTGGTTCCTCGGCTCGGTGGTCTTCATCATCGCCAGCTGGCCGGTGGCGAGCCGCTCGGCGCCGTTCGTCGCGGTGGCCAGCGCGCTCGGCGCCACCGCCACCGCGATCATCGGCTACCTGCAGTCCGAACGCGTGCTGCGGCCCGTCGCGGTCGCCGCGCTGCGCGACGGGGTGCCCGAGAACTTCCGGGCCCCCGGCGTCATCCAGCGCCAGGTACTGACCTGGGTGCTCTCGACGGGTGTGCCGCTGCTGGCGATCATCGTGGCCCGGCTGGCCGGCCAGTACACGACCTTCATCGCCCAGAACGACCAGCTCAACACTCCCATCCTGCTGCTGGCGATCACCGCGCTGGCCGTCGGCCTGGCCGGCAACATCCTCGTGGCCATGTCGATCGCCGACCCGCTGCGCCAGCTGCGGTGGGCCCTGGGTGAGGTGCAGCGCGGTAACTACAACGCGCACATGCAGATTTACGACGCGAGCGAGCTGGGACTGCTGCAGGCCGGCTTCAACGACATGGTGCGCGACCTGTCCGAACGGCAGCGGCTGCGCGACCTGTTCGGCCGCTACGTCGGCGAGGACGTCGCCCGCCGCGCCCTGGAGCGCGGCACCGAGCTGGGCGGCCAGGAACGCGATGTCGCGGTGCTGTTCATCGACCTGATCGGGTCGACGCAGCTGGCGTCGACGCGGCCCGCCGCCGAGGTCGTGTCGATCCTCAACGAGTTCTTCCGGATCATCGTCGACACCGTGAACCGGCACGGCGGGTTCGTCAACAAGTTCCAGGGTGACGCGGCGCTGGCCATCTTCGGCGCCCCCATCGAACACCCGGACGCCTCAGGCGCGGCCCTGGCCGCATCCCGCGATCTGCACGACGAACTGGTGACGGTGCTGGGCACCACCGAGTTCGGCATCGGGGTGTCCGCCGGCCGCGCCATTGCCGGCCACATCGGCGCGCTGGCCCGCTTCGAGTACACCGTGATCGGCGACCCCGTGAACGAGGCGGCCCGCCTGACCGAGCTCGCCAAGCTCGAGGAGGGCCACGTGCTGGCGTCGGCCATCGCGGTCAGCGGCGCGCTGGACGCCGAGGCACTGTGCTGGGACGTCGGCGAGACCGTCGAGCTGCGCGGCCGGTCCGCGCCGACACAACTGGCACGGCCCCTGTCGCTGGCCTCGCCACGGCCGGCTCCCGAGCCGGAAACCGAAGCCGCCTCCTAG
- a CDS encoding DNA polymerase III subunit delta', which yields MSGVFSRLVGQDAVEAELVAAARAARGDSAHSGLTTGSMTHAWLITGPPGSGRSIAAVCFAAALQCTAEAAAGGPGCGACRACTTTMAGTHADVRRVIPEGLSIGVDEMRAIVQTASRRPGTGRWQIVVVEDADRLTEGAANALLKVVEEPPPSTVFLLCAPSVDPEDIAVTLRSRCRHVALTTPRVDAIAQVLVENDGLSEADARWAASVSGGHVGRARRLATDEQARSRRERALGLARDAATPTRAYAAVEELVASAEAEAVALTAGRNETETEELKTALGAGGTGKGAAGALRGAAGALKDLEKRQKSRQTRASRDALDRALIDLATYFRDALLVSSGASTAAAANHPDMADKAAAMAAHVPADQLLRCIEAVLACREALATNVKPKFAVDAMVATMGQALRAGQRN from the coding sequence ATGAGCGGAGTTTTCTCGCGTTTGGTCGGCCAGGATGCCGTGGAAGCCGAGTTGGTGGCCGCCGCGCGGGCGGCCCGGGGTGATTCGGCTCACAGCGGGCTCACAACCGGCAGCATGACGCATGCGTGGTTGATCACGGGGCCGCCCGGTTCGGGCCGGTCCATCGCCGCGGTGTGCTTTGCTGCGGCGCTGCAATGCACTGCGGAGGCCGCTGCGGGCGGTCCGGGCTGCGGGGCCTGCCGTGCCTGCACGACGACCATGGCGGGGACGCACGCCGATGTGCGGCGCGTCATTCCCGAGGGGCTGTCCATCGGCGTCGACGAGATGCGCGCCATCGTGCAGACGGCGTCCCGGCGGCCCGGCACCGGCCGCTGGCAGATCGTCGTCGTCGAAGACGCCGACCGGCTCACCGAGGGCGCCGCCAACGCGCTGCTGAAGGTCGTCGAGGAACCGCCGCCGTCGACGGTGTTCCTGCTGTGCGCGCCGTCGGTCGACCCCGAGGACATCGCGGTGACGCTGCGCTCGCGGTGCCGGCACGTCGCGCTGACGACGCCGCGCGTCGACGCCATCGCGCAGGTCCTGGTCGAGAACGACGGACTGTCCGAGGCCGACGCGCGCTGGGCGGCGTCGGTCAGCGGAGGACACGTCGGCCGGGCCCGCCGGCTCGCCACCGACGAGCAGGCGCGGTCGCGCCGGGAGCGGGCCCTGGGCCTGGCCCGGGACGCGGCGACGCCGACGCGGGCGTATGCCGCCGTCGAGGAGCTCGTCGCCTCGGCCGAGGCCGAAGCAGTGGCGCTGACGGCCGGCCGCAACGAGACCGAGACCGAGGAGCTCAAGACCGCGCTGGGTGCCGGTGGCACCGGCAAGGGCGCTGCGGGGGCGCTGCGGGGCGCTGCGGGCGCGCTGAAGGACCTGGAGAAGCGGCAGAAGTCGCGGCAGACCCGGGCCTCGCGGGACGCGCTGGACCGGGCGCTGATCGACCTGGCCACCTATTTCCGCGATGCCCTGTTGGTGTCGTCGGGTGCCTCGACCGCTGCTGCGGCCAACCATCCGGACATGGCCGACAAGGCCGCCGCGATGGCCGCGCACGTGCCCGCAGACCAGCTGCTGCGCTGCATCGAGGCGGTGCTGGCCTGCCGCGAGGCGCTGGCCACCAACGTCAAGCCGAAGTTCGCGGTCGACGCCATGGTGGCGACCATGGGTCAGGCCCTGCGCGCCGGACAACGGAACTGA
- a CDS encoding tyrosine-type recombinase/integrase gives MPRQRMKPGEHGRITERVEKFKDEAGKSQKRYIASVYVRLHTGKLREREATSYSSSEDARRMLLRRIKAELETTAPVGVISGRTTLSELFDTWVSAKVTEDGIKPQSEAQYRQVWRLHGDDQLGALRIAELEGSRANTHIQTLPPRQSELLRTVLSGMYQMAARFDVVRFDPIAATRPAKAEPKPARGLTALELEQVRQAVKVYAQPHHRGGPPRGAMLPAFVELLAATGVRPGEVLAIRWQDVDLLGDPPTVTVNGTVIDHGRVPGKSVHRQDARKGDADPHTVLLPKFGVTVLTELLGRTASTDGPVLATRDGGYVSLSNIRSALRDALPESLRWVTPHSFRRSVATVVRDGMGIEAAQAQLSHTQMATTEQHYAQRRTTGPDARATLDKWAGQAG, from the coding sequence ATGCCTAGACAGCGGATGAAGCCCGGTGAGCATGGGCGGATAACCGAGCGTGTCGAGAAGTTCAAAGATGAGGCCGGGAAGAGCCAAAAGCGCTATATCGCAAGCGTTTACGTACGCCTACACACCGGCAAGCTGCGCGAGCGCGAAGCCACGTCGTACAGTTCCAGCGAGGATGCTCGTCGAATGCTGTTGCGGCGCATCAAAGCCGAGCTGGAGACCACCGCTCCTGTCGGTGTAATCAGCGGCCGTACAACGCTTTCCGAGCTATTCGACACCTGGGTTTCGGCAAAGGTAACCGAGGACGGAATCAAGCCGCAATCCGAAGCGCAGTACCGCCAGGTGTGGCGCCTGCACGGCGACGACCAGCTCGGGGCGCTGCGCATCGCCGAACTCGAGGGCAGCCGCGCCAATACCCATATACAGACCCTGCCGCCGCGGCAATCCGAACTGCTGCGCACCGTCCTATCCGGCATGTACCAGATGGCGGCCCGATTCGACGTCGTGCGGTTCGACCCCATCGCGGCGACCAGACCGGCCAAGGCGGAACCGAAGCCGGCCCGTGGGCTGACGGCTCTGGAACTGGAGCAGGTGCGCCAGGCCGTCAAGGTGTACGCGCAGCCACATCACCGCGGCGGCCCGCCGCGTGGTGCGATGCTGCCCGCGTTCGTCGAGCTGCTGGCGGCCACCGGTGTGCGACCTGGGGAAGTGCTGGCGATCCGCTGGCAAGATGTCGATCTCCTCGGGGATCCGCCGACCGTCACTGTGAACGGGACGGTGATCGACCATGGCCGGGTGCCGGGCAAGTCGGTGCACCGGCAAGACGCCCGCAAGGGTGACGCCGACCCGCACACGGTGCTGCTGCCGAAGTTCGGGGTGACGGTGCTCACCGAACTGCTTGGACGGACTGCGTCAACGGACGGGCCAGTGTTGGCCACCCGTGACGGCGGCTACGTCAGCCTGTCGAATATCCGCAGCGCACTACGCGATGCGCTCCCAGAATCGCTGCGATGGGTCACCCCGCACAGCTTCCGCCGGTCGGTGGCCACGGTCGTCCGCGACGGCATGGGTATCGAGGCCGCACAGGCGCAGTTATCGCACACGCAGATGGCCACGACGGAACAGCACTATGCCCAGCGTCGAACCACCGGGCCGGATGCGCGGGCAACACTGGACAAATGGGCAGGTCAGGCGGGATAA
- a CDS encoding helix-turn-helix domain-containing protein, translating into MPNIDLDAKAWQEAGSKRFGQAVASLRVAQGLTAVQLSARTKELGYPITRSTIARIEGNHRAGKVDLAELIILAAALNTSPVNLVYPGPYQSALEIMPGRNAAGFNAAQWFSGIYSYLGNNSLGAAEDPETQWRENTETLYQWRDLDELIATRDEMDNPEHIAVLNRRIKAICERLGISVPTAEVDLRIEHPADDSHA; encoded by the coding sequence ATGCCAAACATTGACCTGGACGCGAAGGCGTGGCAGGAGGCCGGGTCCAAACGATTCGGGCAGGCGGTCGCCAGCCTTCGAGTGGCGCAGGGCCTCACTGCAGTGCAGTTGTCAGCTCGAACCAAGGAGCTTGGTTATCCGATCACGCGCTCGACAATTGCCCGGATCGAGGGCAACCACCGGGCCGGCAAGGTTGACCTAGCCGAATTGATCATCCTCGCGGCTGCATTGAACACGTCGCCGGTGAACCTCGTCTATCCCGGCCCATACCAGAGCGCTCTCGAGATTATGCCCGGGCGAAATGCTGCGGGATTCAATGCAGCACAATGGTTTTCGGGGATATATAGCTATCTCGGAAACAATAGTTTGGGTGCGGCAGAAGACCCTGAAACGCAGTGGCGAGAGAATACCGAAACGCTGTACCAGTGGCGCGATCTAGACGAGCTGATCGCAACGAGAGACGAGATGGACAACCCGGAACACATAGCTGTGCTCAATCGTCGGATCAAAGCTATTTGTGAGCGACTTGGAATCAGTGTCCCAACCGCCGAGGTGGACCTACGCATCGAACATCCCGCGGACGACAGCCATGCCTAG
- a CDS encoding helix-turn-helix domain-containing protein, with product MPPELQDEIDKLNSRLWPVEAVMERLSVGRSMVFELMASGQLRSTKVGRRRLVSEAAINEFIARIDGAA from the coding sequence GTGCCACCCGAATTGCAAGACGAGATCGACAAGCTCAACAGTCGGCTGTGGCCTGTGGAGGCCGTCATGGAGCGGCTGAGCGTCGGCAGGTCGATGGTGTTCGAGCTGATGGCCAGCGGCCAGTTGCGCAGCACGAAAGTTGGGCGCCGCCGGCTGGTGTCCGAGGCCGCCATCAATGAGTTTATCGCCCGCATTGACGGTGCGGCCTAG
- a CDS encoding DUF2742 domain-containing protein: protein MIHKQGGRPGSPASRQVSWWPVHEFIEAAVAQANCGPLPTPGTPAWCALSDGDPRKLLALAAAGEHHVLRTETAQEIWAEAAKSIAESQEWDAVRRDSRRRVQATRSGAYIPRRSA from the coding sequence GTGATCCATAAGCAAGGAGGCCGGCCCGGTTCTCCGGCGTCTCGGCAAGTTTCCTGGTGGCCCGTCCATGAGTTCATTGAAGCCGCTGTAGCGCAGGCTAATTGCGGTCCGCTGCCAACTCCGGGCACCCCGGCGTGGTGTGCCCTCTCCGACGGCGATCCACGAAAACTGCTGGCCTTGGCTGCTGCCGGCGAACACCACGTACTACGCACGGAGACAGCACAAGAAATCTGGGCCGAAGCCGCGAAATCCATTGCCGAAAGCCAGGAGTGGGACGCCGTGCGCAGGGACTCACGTCGCCGCGTGCAGGCCACCCGATCCGGCGCCTACATTCCACGGAGGTCAGCTTGA
- a CDS encoding AAA family ATPase produces MAQVIADLVVWRPTVVIVDSLGELMPLYGANSYSGDDFTDVNARVLKPLAKAGAAVLVIDHLSKGADSRNFGPVGTAAKRRAIGGVSLRVTIKDAFTPGSGGAAYLKVNKDRHGGLREHCPTGDREPLAGTFTMRVFHDALTGEIKAADGTENVTDDHALSASQARDVAADVALLEALDPPPQSKRDVCQRMNWGDSRSQTALKAWRESTGRSAPKNQHTATTQGGGGNSDSAGTGSGTPDVSVPAVPAPIVDPNIGLELGLPVESAGTHTRQANATVTDIGSRRPPCSKCESGTARPDTGRCDFCTRKTMTAGDFLVCWFRHHTDPGEWVPPLRVYQEAEPIGWNRHTVMTAKNSLRGVIESSSRGRGSEWRLDPASHTNTEDAS; encoded by the coding sequence ATGGCCCAGGTGATCGCCGACCTGGTCGTCTGGCGCCCGACCGTTGTGATCGTGGACTCGCTCGGCGAGCTGATGCCGCTGTACGGCGCCAACTCCTATTCGGGCGACGACTTCACCGATGTGAACGCGCGGGTGCTCAAGCCGTTGGCGAAGGCCGGTGCCGCCGTGCTGGTGATCGACCATCTGTCCAAGGGCGCCGACTCCCGCAACTTCGGCCCGGTCGGCACAGCAGCCAAGCGTCGGGCCATCGGTGGGGTATCGCTGCGCGTGACCATCAAGGACGCATTCACTCCCGGCTCCGGTGGGGCGGCCTACCTGAAGGTCAACAAGGACCGCCACGGCGGGCTCCGCGAGCACTGCCCGACCGGTGATCGGGAACCGCTTGCGGGCACCTTCACCATGCGCGTATTTCACGATGCACTCACGGGTGAGATCAAGGCCGCCGATGGCACCGAGAACGTCACTGACGACCACGCTCTGAGTGCCAGCCAGGCCCGTGATGTCGCCGCCGATGTTGCCCTTCTCGAAGCACTTGATCCGCCGCCGCAGTCGAAGCGCGATGTTTGCCAGCGAATGAATTGGGGTGACTCTCGATCACAAACCGCTTTGAAGGCGTGGCGGGAGTCGACAGGCCGGTCAGCGCCGAAGAATCAACACACGGCGACCACGCAAGGGGGTGGCGGAAATAGTGATTCCGCTGGAACCGGTTCCGGCACACCCGATGTATCAGTTCCAGCGGTTCCAGCACCAATTGTCGACCCCAATATTGGTCTTGAGCTGGGGTTACCGGTCGAATCTGCTGGAACTCACACACGCCAGGCGAACGCCACCGTCACTGACATCGGATCGCGCCGACCACCATGCTCCAAATGTGAATCCGGCACCGCTCGACCGGACACCGGCAGGTGCGATTTCTGCACTCGCAAGACAATGACAGCAGGCGACTTTCTCGTTTGCTGGTTCCGTCATCACACCGACCCTGGCGAGTGGGTTCCACCGTTGCGCGTGTACCAGGAAGCCGAACCTATCGGTTGGAATCGGCACACCGTCATGACGGCAAAGAACAGCCTCCGTGGGGTGATCGAATCCTCCAGCAGGGGCCGGGGGT